From a single bacterium genomic region:
- a CDS encoding GntG family PLP-dependent aldolase, with the protein MRISDFRSDTVTKPTEEMYEAMMRAPLGDDVLGDDPTVIELERLAAEKTGFESALFVPSGTMGNAIAVRAWAKDGTEVILEEMSHIYTSEVGHIAYISRAIPRPLKSKRGIIDPEDIRKAIRKEELHRAGTSLVCLENTHNYWGGKSLPPDYVAEVSAICKEHGLPLHMDGARIFNACTHLKVDVKEYTKHLDSLMFCLSKGLSAPVGSMLCGTKEFIEKARRIRKLLGGGMRQAGILAACGIVAIQKMIDRLEEDHKNAKKLAEGLSKFPFLKINPDEVETNIVIAETKVDPQKILSHLQSRGILALQFGPGRIRFVTHKDVNEEDVERLLKALGDFRP; encoded by the coding sequence ATGAGGATCTCAGACTTCAGAAGTGATACCGTTACAAAACCCACTGAAGAAATGTATGAGGCAATGATGAGGGCGCCCCTCGGGGATGATGTCCTGGGAGACGATCCCACCGTCATAGAGCTTGAAAGGCTCGCTGCAGAGAAAACCGGTTTTGAGTCTGCCCTTTTTGTTCCCTCAGGTACAATGGGGAATGCCATAGCAGTGAGAGCATGGGCAAAGGATGGAACTGAAGTAATACTCGAAGAAATGTCTCACATCTATACCAGTGAAGTGGGTCACATTGCATACATATCAAGAGCGATTCCCAGACCTTTAAAATCCAAAAGGGGCATAATCGACCCCGAAGATATAAGGAAGGCAATAAGGAAAGAAGAACTTCACAGGGCTGGCACATCTTTAGTTTGCCTCGAAAACACCCACAACTACTGGGGAGGCAAATCCCTACCTCCCGATTACGTCGCAGAAGTCTCGGCAATCTGTAAAGAACACGGTTTGCCATTACACATGGATGGAGCAAGGATTTTCAATGCATGCACCCATCTTAAAGTAGATGTTAAAGAATACACCAAACATCTTGACTCCTTAATGTTTTGTCTCTCAAAGGGACTTTCCGCTCCTGTAGGGTCTATGCTCTGTGGAACTAAAGAGTTCATAGAAAAAGCAAGAAGGATAAGAAAACTTCTTGGTGGTGGGATGCGCCAAGCTGGAATTCTCGCCGCTTGTGGAATTGTAGCCATACAGAAAATGATCGATAGGCTCGAAGAAGACCATAAAAACGCAAAAAAACTGGCAGAAGGGCTGTCAAAATTCCCATTTTTAAAAATAAATCCCGATGAAGTAGAAACTAACATTGTGATCGCCGAAACAAAAGTTGACCCTCAGAAAATATTGAGTCACCTTCAATCCAGGGGAATCCTTGCCCTTCAGTTTGGTCCAGGGCGTATAAGATTTGTAACTCACAAAGACGTAAATGAAGAAGATGTTGAAAGACTGTTGAAAGCTCTGGGGGATTTCAGGCCTTAG
- the rph gene encoding ribonuclease PH, whose amino-acid sequence MKNPLDLRPIIFTRNYLKNPEGSCLVQMGNTIVLCTASVQTKLPNWLQGSEQGWITAEYSMLPRSTQERKPRESRTGKLDSRSVEISRIIGRSLRGALDLKKMPNISIIIDADVLQADGGTRTAAINGGFVALFDAIRYLMEQKVITENPILEFIGSVSVGIVNGKFYLDLSYEEDSQAEVDLNVTMTETGKIIDIQGTAEKRPLTRDELEKLLDIAYEGIKKIIEKEKEALELR is encoded by the coding sequence ATGAAAAATCCCCTTGATTTAAGGCCAATTATATTTACCAGGAACTATCTTAAAAACCCGGAAGGGTCATGTCTCGTTCAGATGGGTAATACGATTGTTCTGTGCACCGCTTCGGTTCAAACCAAACTTCCAAACTGGCTTCAGGGTTCGGAACAAGGCTGGATCACCGCTGAGTACAGCATGCTTCCCAGGTCCACTCAGGAGAGAAAACCGAGAGAATCCCGCACCGGAAAGTTGGATTCCCGCTCCGTTGAGATATCGAGGATAATAGGAAGAAGTTTAAGGGGAGCTTTAGATCTTAAAAAGATGCCAAATATCTCTATCATTATAGACGCCGATGTATTGCAGGCTGACGGCGGAACACGAACAGCAGCAATAAATGGTGGATTTGTGGCACTATTTGACGCAATAAGATATTTGATGGAACAGAAGGTTATAACTGAAAATCCGATTCTCGAGTTTATAGGTTCTGTTTCCGTAGGCATCGTAAATGGTAAGTTTTACTTAGATCTATCCTACGAAGAAGACTCCCAAGCTGAGGTAGACTTAAATGTCACGATGACGGAAACCGGAAAAATCATTGACATACAGGGCACCGCAGAAAAAAGGCCATTAACACGGGATGAATTGGAAAAGCTCTTGGATATCGCTTACGAGGGTATTAAAAAAATCATAGAAAAGGAAAAAGAAGCATTGGAATTAAGGTAA
- the secD gene encoding protein translocase subunit SecD, which translates to MRSIFYRALIVLFVLGISLWTLWPTFRYYSLTTEEKQNLSSEYLSKLKKRALNLGLDLQGGMYMVLEVDKSKLSEEEAKGAEERALEIIRNRIDQWGVSEPIIQKTEEGRIIIQLPGVLEKERAEELIGKTALLEFKLVADQKTLEQTIKNIDDVLQKTWKGDTTKTYLTDILISFGGGIGVRSSEVHIFKEIINIPEVQAVIPAGYEFLFGKTEETPEGKIRPVYLVKKEPELTGTNLKTARHTIYQGQDPAYAGKPIVEIHFDKKGATKFAFVTGSNIGKQLAIVLDSVVQSAPVIEERIPTGDAIIRGNFTIDEAKELAIILRAGALPAPIKIVEERTVGATLGKDSIEKGMKAFLIGLIIVVLFMLVYYKLAGLIADLALILNAIFILAVMVALKATLTLPGMAGLILTVGMAVDANVLIFERIREELRAGKSPKSAVDAGFAKATITIFDANLTTLIAALVLLRFGVGPIKGFGTVLTIGILSNFFTAIFVSKIIFDYLVNVKKVEKLSI; encoded by the coding sequence TTGAGGAGTATTTTTTATCGAGCATTGATAGTGTTGTTTGTCCTGGGGATCTCCCTTTGGACGCTCTGGCCCACCTTCCGCTACTACTCACTTACCACCGAAGAAAAGCAAAACCTTTCATCTGAATATTTGAGTAAACTGAAGAAACGGGCACTCAATCTCGGATTAGACTTGCAGGGCGGTATGTACATGGTTCTTGAGGTTGATAAATCAAAACTTTCAGAAGAAGAGGCAAAAGGTGCTGAAGAGCGCGCCCTTGAGATAATCAGAAACCGCATCGACCAGTGGGGTGTTTCGGAACCGATAATTCAGAAAACAGAAGAAGGAAGAATAATCATTCAGCTTCCAGGCGTTCTTGAAAAAGAAAGAGCAGAGGAACTGATTGGTAAAACTGCACTGCTTGAATTCAAACTGGTAGCGGATCAAAAAACATTAGAGCAAACAATTAAAAATATAGATGACGTTTTACAAAAAACTTGGAAAGGTGACACAACCAAAACCTATCTTACCGATATACTGATTAGCTTCGGAGGAGGAATTGGTGTAAGATCCAGCGAAGTCCATATATTTAAAGAAATCATAAATATACCGGAGGTACAGGCGGTCATACCTGCAGGGTACGAATTCCTTTTCGGAAAAACCGAAGAAACACCTGAGGGCAAAATTAGACCGGTTTACCTCGTGAAAAAGGAGCCCGAATTAACAGGTACAAATCTAAAAACTGCAAGGCACACAATATATCAGGGGCAAGACCCAGCTTATGCTGGAAAACCTATCGTAGAAATACACTTTGACAAAAAAGGAGCCACAAAATTTGCCTTTGTAACAGGTTCAAATATAGGAAAGCAACTGGCAATTGTTCTTGACAGCGTAGTCCAATCTGCACCTGTTATAGAGGAAAGAATTCCTACGGGCGACGCGATCATAAGAGGGAACTTCACCATTGACGAAGCAAAAGAACTGGCGATTATACTCAGGGCAGGCGCTTTACCAGCTCCAATCAAAATCGTGGAAGAGCGCACGGTTGGTGCTACACTCGGAAAAGACTCAATAGAAAAGGGTATGAAGGCCTTTCTCATTGGGTTAATTATAGTGGTACTATTCATGTTAGTTTACTATAAACTCGCGGGTCTCATCGCTGATCTTGCCCTCATTCTCAACGCTATATTTATCTTGGCGGTTATGGTTGCACTCAAAGCAACCCTGACGCTCCCCGGAATGGCTGGACTCATTCTCACCGTTGGCATGGCTGTGGATGCCAATGTTCTTATCTTTGAGAGAATTCGTGAAGAACTCCGAGCGGGTAAAAGCCCTAAATCCGCAGTAGATGCAGGATTTGCCAAGGCAACCATCACCATTTTTGATGCAAACCTCACCACTCTGATCGCAGCTTTGGTACTTTTGAGATTTGGTGTAGGGCCCATAAAAGGGTTTGGAACAGTTTTAACCATTGGTATTCTCTCAAACTTCTTTACCGCAATCTTTGTTTCCAAAATCATTTTTGACTACCTTGTTAACGTTAAAAAGGTAGAAAAACTAAGCATATAA
- the recN gene encoding DNA repair protein RecN, which translates to MGLLRLSIKNYLLVDNLEVEFHPGFNVITGETGAGKSLIIGSLNIALGEKIDWDLMGEKEAEITAVFSLSEEEKEILRRNKIEVDEEIIVRRILNPTSKKSKIYINMSTVTLSFLKEITEHLIDLHGQHQHQSLLDPQRHIDYLDGFANILKEREKMKHLYDALLDARGRLDDLKKKQREAQEKEEFYRFKLDELEKANLKESEEEELEERLNILSNIEKLQSNVTASAFEIYESEESAYEKIFRAIRSLQEIVSIDAKLNEAINTLQEISDKLQDTWRLLMEYKNDLVLNPEELEEVRTRLTFLKNLKQKYRKSIEELIQEKEFLKSELSRIENYDKEIDALTKEIYNLEKQVREQAEILHEARVKSAPELERLIEEELKDLAMEKARFKVNISEGEINHLGKDTVEFYISTNPGEEPKPLSKIVSGGELSRIMLAIKRVLADLVNVPTMVFDEADTGIGGKVAEKVGRKMKEISQKRQVIVITHLPQIAAFGEKHFIVEKFVEGDKTRVKIRELSEQERVREIARMLSGEKITEESLNYAEKFLKSIRG; encoded by the coding sequence ATGGGGCTCCTGAGGCTTTCTATAAAAAATTATCTGCTTGTTGATAATCTCGAGGTAGAATTTCATCCGGGATTTAACGTAATTACTGGTGAAACAGGCGCAGGTAAATCGCTGATAATAGGTTCTCTCAACATAGCTCTGGGAGAGAAAATTGATTGGGACCTAATGGGAGAGAAGGAAGCAGAAATAACAGCAGTTTTTTCGCTATCAGAAGAGGAAAAAGAAATCCTGAGAAGAAACAAAATTGAGGTTGACGAAGAAATAATAGTGCGAAGAATATTAAACCCGACTTCAAAAAAGTCGAAAATTTACATCAATATGAGTACGGTGACCCTGAGTTTCCTCAAGGAAATTACAGAACATCTAATTGATCTACATGGTCAGCATCAGCATCAGAGCCTCTTAGACCCACAAAGGCATATAGATTATCTGGATGGATTTGCAAATATTTTAAAGGAAAGAGAGAAAATGAAACACTTATACGACGCGCTTCTCGATGCAAGAGGAAGGCTTGATGATTTAAAGAAAAAACAGAGGGAAGCTCAAGAAAAAGAAGAGTTTTACCGATTTAAACTTGATGAATTAGAGAAGGCAAACCTGAAAGAGAGCGAAGAGGAAGAGCTGGAAGAACGTTTGAACATCTTATCAAATATAGAAAAACTGCAGTCAAATGTTACCGCATCAGCCTTTGAAATTTATGAAAGTGAAGAATCGGCTTATGAAAAGATATTCAGAGCTATAAGAAGCCTTCAAGAAATAGTAAGTATAGATGCAAAGCTAAACGAAGCAATCAACACTCTGCAGGAAATTTCCGACAAGCTTCAGGATACTTGGCGTCTCTTGATGGAATATAAAAATGATCTCGTTTTAAATCCCGAGGAATTGGAAGAGGTACGAACCAGACTCACCTTTCTAAAAAATTTAAAGCAAAAATACAGAAAGAGTATTGAAGAACTAATACAGGAAAAAGAATTCTTAAAAAGCGAACTCAGCAGAATTGAAAATTACGACAAGGAAATAGATGCATTAACAAAAGAAATTTATAATCTTGAAAAGCAAGTGAGGGAGCAGGCTGAGATTTTGCACGAAGCAAGAGTAAAGTCAGCACCAGAGCTGGAAAGACTCATAGAGGAAGAGTTAAAAGATTTAGCGATGGAAAAGGCGAGATTTAAAGTAAATATAAGTGAGGGAGAAATAAATCACCTCGGGAAGGATACCGTAGAATTTTACATCTCCACTAACCCAGGGGAAGAGCCCAAACCTCTCTCAAAGATCGTTTCCGGTGGAGAGCTTTCAAGGATCATGCTTGCTATTAAAAGAGTTTTAGCTGACCTTGTGAATGTGCCAACGATGGTCTTTGACGAAGCTGATACCGGAATTGGGGGAAAAGTTGCTGAAAAGGTGGGAAGAAAGATGAAAGAAATAAGCCAAAAAAGGCAGGTAATAGTGATAACCCACCTACCGCAAATTGCAGCCTTTGGTGAAAAACATTTTATCGTAGAAAAATTTGTAGAGGGGGATAAAACCCGCGTGAAAATAAGAGAACTCAGCGAACAGGAAAGAGTACGAGAAATTGCAAGGATGCTTTCAGGAGAAAAAATAACGGAAGAATCTCTCAATTATGCGGAAAAATTTTTAAAGAGTATCAGGGGGTAA
- a CDS encoding response regulator transcription factor: MSKHIAIVEDQKEIRELIAINFSKFNFIVHKFSFGSELLKHLEEKNYPDLIILDIMLPDWDGFELLKYLKSQEKYSKIPVIMLTARSDEADKVLGLEMGADDYVTKPFSTRELVARVKSVLRRYEKREGEVITYGEELVIDLDSSQVFFKGKELHLTTTEFKILSLLASRPGKVFSREEILSQLWGLDKDTLERTVDAHISNLRKKLGELGKLIKNVRGLGYKIEAR; the protein is encoded by the coding sequence ATGTCAAAACACATAGCCATCGTTGAAGATCAAAAAGAAATAAGAGAACTCATTGCCATCAACTTCTCCAAATTCAATTTTATCGTTCACAAATTTTCTTTCGGCTCTGAACTTTTAAAACATCTCGAGGAGAAAAACTATCCGGACCTTATAATTCTTGACATTATGCTTCCGGACTGGGATGGCTTTGAACTACTAAAATACCTGAAAAGCCAAGAAAAATATAGTAAAATACCGGTAATCATGTTAACTGCAAGGTCAGATGAGGCTGATAAGGTTTTGGGTTTAGAAATGGGAGCAGATGACTACGTAACAAAACCCTTCTCTACGAGAGAGCTGGTGGCAAGGGTCAAAAGTGTTCTGCGAAGATACGAGAAAAGGGAAGGTGAAGTAATAACTTACGGCGAAGAACTGGTTATAGATTTAGACTCCAGCCAGGTATTTTTTAAGGGTAAGGAACTCCATTTAACCACTACAGAATTTAAAATCCTCAGCCTCCTTGCGTCCCGGCCGGGCAAAGTATTTTCCCGAGAAGAAATTCTATCTCAATTGTGGGGGCTGGATAAAGACACTTTGGAAAGAACTGTGGATGCGCATATTTCCAATCTTAGAAAAAAACTCGGCGAATTGGGAAAATTGATAAAGAATGTTAGAGGCCTTGGATACAAAATAGAGGCAAGGTAA
- the argS gene encoding arginine--tRNA ligase: MRKLLRERIEEKLAEIIEKNFGLKADFYLEESAGENFGDYSTNILFKLAKELKKNPAELGEKIVAQLSNFDLLEKAEVQKGFLNFKISQKSLGEILKNISEDPENYGKNNLGNRTRVNLEFVSANPTGPLVVVNARAAAVGDSLRRIMNTCGYVVDSEYYVNDAGGQIERLRKSVEARILELQGLPFEFPEDGYQGEYIYDVAREILKRNFSGDYGRFAVEYIHNWQRNTLERYRVKFDRFVFETEIRNSEYPRKVMKTLEESGLIYSEDGATIFKSSIFGDDKDRVLIRNNGEPTYFFFDLAYHLHKIERNYEILIDIWGPDHHGYIPRMQAGLKALGFDIEKFKVLIAQQVNLVRGKEKVKMSKRKGEIYSMDDLIDEVGVDAARFFFLTRTVNAHLDFDLELAKTIGVQNPVYYVQYSHARIASLLDFGAEKGLSYKKGDPSLLTEPEERSLIRKIMFYPDILQSACRSLEPHLLVRYLLELSELYHSYYQKVRIVTEDAELSNARLLLSFGVKTVVKNGLELLGIKAPERM; the protein is encoded by the coding sequence ATGAGGAAACTTTTAAGAGAGAGGATTGAAGAAAAACTTGCAGAAATTATTGAGAAAAACTTTGGATTAAAAGCCGATTTTTATTTGGAAGAATCTGCAGGAGAAAATTTCGGGGATTATTCCACAAATATACTCTTCAAACTGGCGAAAGAATTGAAAAAGAACCCCGCCGAACTGGGTGAAAAGATTGTTGCGCAATTATCAAATTTTGATCTTCTTGAAAAGGCAGAAGTCCAGAAAGGGTTTTTGAACTTTAAAATATCACAAAAATCCCTGGGAGAGATACTAAAAAACATATCAGAAGACCCCGAAAACTATGGCAAAAACAATCTCGGTAACAGAACAAGGGTCAACCTCGAATTTGTATCGGCAAACCCCACAGGCCCGCTGGTGGTCGTGAATGCAAGGGCAGCTGCAGTAGGTGATTCACTCAGAAGGATAATGAATACCTGCGGCTATGTTGTTGACTCGGAATACTACGTAAACGATGCAGGCGGTCAGATAGAAAGGCTCAGGAAATCCGTTGAGGCACGCATCCTTGAGCTCCAGGGACTCCCTTTTGAGTTTCCTGAGGATGGATACCAGGGAGAATACATTTACGACGTTGCAAGGGAAATTTTGAAAAGGAACTTTTCTGGCGACTACGGGAGATTCGCCGTGGAATACATCCACAATTGGCAGAGGAATACTCTGGAGAGGTACAGAGTCAAATTTGACAGATTCGTATTTGAGACCGAGATAAGAAATTCCGAATATCCACGTAAAGTTATGAAAACCCTTGAAGAATCTGGTCTAATCTATTCTGAGGACGGTGCAACCATTTTTAAATCATCAATTTTTGGCGACGATAAAGATAGAGTTCTAATAAGGAACAATGGTGAGCCTACCTACTTTTTCTTTGACCTGGCTTACCATCTCCATAAAATTGAAAGAAACTATGAGATTCTCATAGATATTTGGGGGCCAGACCACCATGGATATATCCCAAGAATGCAAGCGGGCTTAAAAGCTCTCGGGTTTGATATTGAAAAATTCAAAGTACTCATTGCCCAGCAGGTTAACCTTGTAAGAGGAAAGGAAAAGGTTAAAATGTCAAAGCGGAAAGGCGAAATCTACTCAATGGATGACCTCATAGACGAAGTTGGTGTAGACGCAGCGAGATTCTTTTTTCTTACAAGAACGGTAAATGCACACCTTGACTTTGATCTGGAACTGGCAAAAACCATTGGGGTGCAAAACCCTGTCTACTATGTACAATACAGCCACGCAAGGATTGCCAGTCTTTTGGATTTTGGTGCGGAAAAAGGATTATCCTATAAGAAAGGTGATCCTTCTCTACTCACTGAGCCAGAAGAAAGGAGTTTAATTCGGAAGATCATGTTTTATCCAGACATATTACAGAGTGCTTGCAGAAGCCTGGAACCACACCTGCTTGTTAGGTATCTCCTCGAACTTTCTGAGCTCTATCACAGCTATTATCAGAAAGTTAGAATTGTGACTGAAGATGCAGAGCTGAGTAATGCGAGACTTTTACTATCTTTTGGTGTCAAGACCGTCGTGAAAAATGGTCTTGAACTTTTAGGAATAAAAGCACCGGAGAGGATGTAA
- the secF gene encoding protein translocase subunit SecF translates to MELFRNLRINIIGNRKYLYFTSVVLVLLSIVVLIVKGGPNYGVDFRGGLLLQIETTPALKIEEVRSTLSAKGYTAEVQTFGKAGMFILRFKSEEIKPEVILEVLKSAYPDRDISLLRAEMVGPSIGRKLTLQAITLILIGMLLMLIYIWFRFDFRFGVASVIALFHDTLIALGIYTFLGKEFSVPTIAAILTLIGYSINDSIVVADRIREKLRAFGKVIPRNKIEEIFNSGVNETLSRTIITSLTTLFPLVAILIFARGTTIFDFALILTIGVIIGTYSSIGVVASIVTDWHKATLKKEKA, encoded by the coding sequence ATGGAACTTTTTAGAAATCTAAGAATTAACATTATAGGAAACCGAAAATACTTGTACTTTACTTCAGTTGTACTCGTTCTTCTAAGCATAGTTGTGCTTATAGTAAAAGGTGGTCCCAACTACGGCGTCGATTTCCGCGGAGGACTACTTTTACAGATTGAAACTACGCCCGCTTTAAAAATAGAAGAAGTCAGATCCACACTTTCAGCAAAGGGATACACGGCTGAGGTTCAAACATTTGGAAAAGCTGGAATGTTTATTCTGAGGTTCAAAAGCGAAGAGATTAAGCCAGAAGTGATCCTTGAAGTCCTCAAATCTGCTTATCCTGATAGAGATATATCTCTCTTAAGAGCTGAAATGGTAGGACCATCCATAGGAAGAAAGCTTACGCTCCAGGCCATAACCTTGATTCTTATAGGAATGTTATTAATGCTCATTTACATCTGGTTCAGATTTGATTTTAGATTTGGCGTAGCCTCAGTAATAGCCCTCTTCCACGACACCTTAATAGCCCTTGGAATTTATACTTTTCTTGGAAAAGAATTTTCTGTACCAACAATTGCAGCAATTTTGACACTGATTGGCTACTCCATTAACGACTCCATAGTGGTTGCGGACAGAATAAGGGAAAAACTAAGGGCTTTTGGTAAAGTTATTCCCAGGAACAAGATTGAGGAAATTTTTAACAGCGGTGTGAATGAAACTCTTTCCCGTACCATTATAACTTCTTTAACAACCCTCTTTCCTCTTGTAGCTATACTTATTTTTGCTCGCGGTACCACCATCTTTGACTTTGCATTAATCTTGACCATTGGCGTCATCATTGGTACATACTCTTCCATAGGGGTTGTAGCGTCAATTGTAACTGATTGGCACAAAGCCACCCTTAAAAAGGAAAAGGCTTGA
- the rsfS gene encoding ribosome silencing factor: MANSEKEFSPFVRRACEILFDKKAEEIKIIEVGKFIPQITNYFIIATANSTEHMNALRKHLEDELALLGARLHHSEGSRNSRWMLLDYEDFIIHIMLEEAREFYRLEELWGDAPRWTYEETFKRED, from the coding sequence ATGGCAAATTCAGAAAAAGAGTTCAGCCCTTTTGTAAGGCGTGCCTGTGAAATATTATTCGACAAAAAGGCAGAAGAGATTAAAATTATTGAAGTAGGCAAATTTATTCCCCAAATAACGAACTATTTTATCATTGCCACTGCCAATTCCACAGAACACATGAATGCGCTAAGGAAACATTTAGAAGATGAACTTGCCCTTTTGGGAGCGAGACTCCACCACTCTGAGGGCTCGAGAAATTCCCGATGGATGCTTCTCGATTACGAAGACTTTATAATACACATTATGCTAGAAGAAGCAAGGGAATTTTATAGGCTTGAGGAACTATGGGGTGATGCACCCAGGTGGACCTATGAGGAAACTTTTAAGAGAGAGGATTGA
- a CDS encoding NAD(+)/NADH kinase, giving the protein MRLGITGNPYKTGINKVMEHILKHFDNSELLIWVGLQNHLKEFKKLDYADELTLKEKADIIVAIGGDGTFLRSARLFIEKPIMGVNVGTFGFLTIYREENLQIALENLKKGNWTYEERTVLQAKLSDKTLIALNDITFSVTGAPRMMSVEVRVNKEKLYDFRGDGLIVSTPTGSTAYNLSSGGPILYPTMEAFVITPICPHKLSLRPIVVPAESLIEVTISSKMEETLISADGQETIPISNITVLLTKSNEKAKIVKTPGVLSYFEILKRKFNWG; this is encoded by the coding sequence TTGAGATTAGGGATAACCGGAAACCCATACAAAACTGGTATTAATAAAGTAATGGAGCATATCCTGAAACATTTTGACAATTCTGAACTTTTGATATGGGTTGGGTTACAGAATCATCTTAAAGAGTTCAAAAAACTTGATTACGCTGATGAATTAACATTGAAAGAAAAAGCAGATATCATAGTCGCCATTGGGGGAGATGGTACCTTTCTTCGATCTGCGAGGCTCTTCATTGAAAAGCCCATAATGGGAGTAAACGTTGGCACCTTTGGATTCCTGACTATATACCGCGAAGAAAATCTACAAATAGCGCTGGAAAATTTGAAAAAAGGAAATTGGACCTATGAAGAGAGAACCGTTTTGCAGGCTAAATTAAGCGATAAGACTCTAATCGCATTAAATGATATAACTTTTAGTGTAACAGGTGCACCAAGAATGATGAGCGTTGAAGTACGCGTAAACAAAGAAAAACTTTACGACTTCAGAGGAGATGGCCTTATAGTATCAACGCCAACAGGATCAACCGCCTATAATCTTTCTTCCGGTGGCCCTATTTTGTATCCCACTATGGAGGCCTTCGTCATTACGCCCATTTGCCCACATAAATTATCTTTAAGACCCATTGTGGTGCCTGCCGAAAGCCTCATTGAGGTTACGATCTCCTCGAAAATGGAGGAAACGTTAATTTCTGCCGATGGCCAGGAAACTATTCCAATTTCTAATATTACCGTTTTACTCACCAAGAGTAACGAAAAAGCCAAAATTGTCAAAACGCCCGGAGTTTTAAGTTACTTCGAAATTCTCAAGAGGAAATTTAACTGGGGTTAA